The segment TCGATTCGGTCCTCAATGTAGGCGTCGGTGACCGCCTCGCGAAGCCCGACGGCCATCGCCTCGATGTCTCGGCCGGCCATGCCGCCGTAGGTCGGGAACCCTTCGTAGAGGATCGCGCGACTCTTACAGCGCTCGAAGAGGGCGTCGTCTCGAGTCGCGACGAACCCGCCCGTGTTCGCGAGGCCGTCTTTCTTCCCGCTCATGACGACGGCGTCGGCGTACTCGAGCTGTTCTCGAGCGATGTCGCCGACGGTCGCGTCGGCGTACTCGTCCTCACGTTCGCGGACGAAGAAGGCGTTCTCGGCGAATCGACAGGCGTCGATGACAAACGTGGCGTCGATCTCGTCGGCGAAGGCGCGAACCCGGCGCGTGTTCTCGATGCTGACCGGCTGTCCGGCCGTCGAGTTGTTCGTGATCGTCGAGATGACAAGCGGCACGTTCTCCGCGCCGACCTCGGAGACGGCCTCGCGGGCGCGTTCGACGGAAAAGTTGCCTTTGAACGGTTCCTCTGCGGTCAGGTCGTGTGCGGCGTCGGTCGGACAGTCGACTGCCTCCGCCCCCTGGTTCGCGACGTGGGCTCGAGTCGTATCGAAGTGGGTGTTGTTCGGGACGACGTCGCCTTCGGAGAGAATTGAGCCATAGAGCACGTTCTCCGCGCCTCGGCCTTGATGGGCCGGGATCACGTGCGGGAATCCCATCACGTCTTCGACGGCCGACTCGAGGCGTTCGAAACTCGACGACCCGGCGTAGGACTCGTCGCCGCGGTGGAGCGCGGCCCATTGCTCGTCGCTCATCGCTCCCGTTCCGCTGTCGGTGAGAAGGTCTATGTAGACGTCGTCGGCCGCGAGCGAGAAGACGTTGTAGCCGGCTTCCTCGAGCGCGCGCTCGCGCTCGTCCCTGTCGGGTAACCGGATCCGCTCGACGGATTTGGATTTGTAGGCGACCATGAACCCGGTGACGGCCTCGAGGTTGTTTACTCTATCTGATACAAAATAGCCATCGAAGGGGCGACCCGGACCCCAGCCGACGGCTTCGCGCAGTAATGAACGAAAGCGCGTGTACCCGGCGCGTCCATTATACTGCTCGGCGAGACCGTTGATCCACTTGCAAAGTGCTGCTTGGTCATGATGCTATGGCTTGTCGTCGTGATCTGGTGGCATTCGAAGAACCTCGAGAACAGCGATTGTCGGTTTCTAGTCGTAATACACCAACATGAATTCAGTGAATGTCGCATAAATATATTGGGGAAGAAACTTAACCCCACTAAGTATATCTTGATTCTTGAATAGTACTAATATACTAATGAAAATGACCAGATATAAGTGCTAATGGAAATTGCCCCCATATGCAGATGTCAGACAAAACTAATGATTTTAACCGAAGGAAAGTGCTTCAAAAGGCCGGATTTGGCGTTGTCGGATCTAGCCTCGCCCTCTCATCAGTGGGGGCTGCCCAATCGGCTGGAGCAAATGAGGGTGAAAACAAACTTAGTGAAGAAGAGAAAGAAGCGGTTCTCAAAGAGTTGGAAGAAATTGCTGAGGAAGAACTGAACGAGTGTCTTAAAAATAATACTGATGGTGACCTGAGTACAAAAGCTACAATTCCTAAGTGGGTTCCGGGACTTCCAGACGGGCTTCCGTTCAATTGGTGCCTAAATGTTCCGTTTGGTCCTGAGATGTGTGCACTCGCTGAAGCACCAATCATGGAGGAATCACTCAGTTGTGGCGGAAACTATTTTACTGGCCGATCTGTCGGCATGTCGTTCGGTTACGGTCCTAATATAGATATCGAAGATGATGATATCACAGGGAATATCCAGAACGAAATCAGCTTTAGTCTTTTAATAGACGAAAGCAACGGTTGTATCTATGTTGAAACAGGCGTTGGATTTGACACAGCGTGTCTCGGACCAAACTGTCCCGATTATCCTGACCTAAGTGACGTTTCCGTTACTGAGTTGGCTAATACACTGTACGATACCTCTCGAGACTTAGCTGAAGATATCTTTGACGCCGCTGGTCTTAATCCACCAGAAATTATCATCATTGCCGCGGCTATTTTGATCGCAGTTGCAGGGTCCCTGATCACTCTTAAACCACCGACCCTTGTTCCGGCATAGACTATAGGAGCCTTTGTAAACGGATTCCTCCTCTGATTGTGAAGCCGTCTTTTGACGGGTGTATAGCGATTTTTACCAGTAACTATCCATCGCATGGTTAATAATATAATCTGGTTCTTTAGTTTATAGCGTGTAGAACAGAAAGTATATAAAGTTCAGAACCCCAACAGGCAATATGGTTTCGATAAACCGTTGGCAATATCCATATATTGCATTAGCTGTTGCAGCATTTGGCCTTACTATTGCTGGGTATTATTTCGCTGGTATTAGCATAGCATCTGTGTATCCTGCAGTTATCGGTGTTGGATTGCTAATTATTGTAGCACACCCTACTCTATCTGGATATGTGATGTCTGGTTTTGGAGTCCTATCGCTAATTACTGCTGGCATGCTCACAATTGGTGATGCAAGCTTTATTGTCCAAGGAACTCTTATTGTTATTGGAATAGGTGCTCTCGTCGGGGGCATCCGGTTTGAAAAACGTCGTACCAATAACCAGCTTAAATAGTGATTATAGGTTCTGGTGAACCGCTGGACGGCGCCGGCTTCGACCGTCAGAGCGAGAGAGATAAAGCGGGAAGCCGATGCCTATGCCGAAGATCTTCCGCTTCACGAGCAAAGCCGTTCAGTTAGCTAAAATGCTGTTGGTGGCCGAGACGAAGTTGCCGCCCCCTAAGAGGTGGCGGCTTCGCTGAGCGTGCGTGGTGTCGCTGCACTGTCTGTGAGTTTACCTGAAGAAGTCCTACCAAGAATCGTAAGATTTGCTGAGCGAAATGCCACAGATACTCGGGGAAATCGGCCTCGAAGCGGCCGATCTTCCCAATCACTCGACGCTAGTCAAGTGGTTTGACGGAATCAAGACAGCACTCTGGCGAGTGCTGCTGCGCCTCTCGGCGCAACTGCACGATCTCTCTGAGCACGCTGCGATCGATGCAACGTTCTATGAACGAGACCATGGCAGCCGCCATTACTGCCATCGAACGAATTATCGCGTTCAGACGCTCAAAGTCACAAAACTCGTCGATACAGCAACGCAAGCTGTGCTCGATCTTCACTGCTCGACGACGTTAGAAGGTAGCGACGTGGATCTCTGTAAGCAGATCGCCCGCCGGAACGCGGGCGATCTGCGGTCTCTAGCCGCTGATAAGGCTATGACAAGCAACAACTCCGTGACCTCGACATTCGACCGCTGATCAAACACCGGATCTTCGCACCGTACGATCACGCACACAACGCCCATATTGACGAATATCGATACGCTCAGCGGTCAATGACCGAAACCGTCACTCCGCCGTCAAGCGCTCGCTCGGCTACGCCGTGCGAGCGTGTAGCTGGTATCGAGAGTTCCGGGAAATTACTCTGATGTGTGCCGTCTATAACATCAAACGCGCTGTCAAACAGTAAAATTCACCGCCTTACAGCGATTCAACAGAGCCGTGGATTCAGAAGCACCTCTATCGACTTGAGTGTTATATCTTGAATATATAATTATTATAGAACAGATTGAAAATATTAGTTGGTGTTAAATTTGTTGGGGTGAATAGCGTGCTTTCCGAGGACAAGTTCGACATACTGTAGCCCTGTTGAACCCTAACAATACGTTATGGATTTATTGATTAAGGTAGTCTATCGTGGTACGAGCGTCGATTCGACCTGCACCGAGCCCGGTCGTTCCATCGCCAGTCAACGGAACAGCCCCCTTCTGAATCGCCTGTGTAATCTTTCGCGGATGGATGTCGGGGTTAAGCTCTCGGACCAGACATGCAAGGCCAGCAACGTGTGGTGCCGCGACTGATGTCTGCGATGTATACGAATATCGCTGGGGACTGAGCTCTTCTGGGACCGTTGAAAGAATCTGTTCACCAGGCGCTGCGACTGTTGTCGTACTGTCTCCAAAGTTAGAGTCGTCTCGTCGGGTGTCGGTTTCGTCGACTGCTGCAACGCTGATCGTTCCTGGATTGCTGGCAGGAAGTACGTATCCGGGATACTCGTTCATGTTGAGGCCCTGATTGCCCATCGCAGTAACGACAGTCGTCCCCTGCTCGATCGCGTATTGGATAACTCGATTGAACGCAGCGAACATTCGTCGCCGAGCAACGCTCCCAGGATTACGGCCAGTAACAACTAAGCTGATGTTCGCTACGTCAACGCCGATTTTAGCGGCGTAATCGATCGCAATTAATAGATCAACTGAATTACCACTCAAACGATAATCATTGGCCTTCTCAAGGAAGAATGGTCGGAGCGAGACGAGTTTTGCATCGGGTGCAACGCCGACAATTCCGCTTTCATTTCGCGGTGCAGTGGCAATCCCGGCAACGTGAGAGCCGTGCCAATTGACATCAGTTGCAACGAATCGCTCGACCGACTCCAACTTCGTCGAGAGGTTAATTGTATCGACTCCGGCAGCGATAGTTCCATTGCGGAAGAGTCGACTGCGGTCGCGGTCAAGTTGCGATTTCAAGTCGGGATGAGTGTGATCAACACCAGTATCGATTACCGCAATCGTCGTTCCCTTCCCGGTTACGATATCGTGTGCGTCGAATGCACGGATATGTTCCATAGACCACTGTTCTTTGTATGGCGACGTTTCGTCTTCCGTGCTATTGTCCTTTCCCAGACCAGTCGGTTTGACGGTAACCGATTGATTCGCAACCGCACTCGTGACAACTACCATAGACTGGAGTTCAGCCACCGTCCCCGCGGGCCCCTGAACGATAAGGACAGAACCATCCGCAAGTTCGTGCAAAATCTCGTACCCTGCATGTTCGAGTCGTGCAGTCTGATCTGTGCTGCCTGCTAGGACGATATATTGGTCTTCGTCAGGTTTTCGTTGCCCACTCCCAGTAGTAGTACCAATCAAATCGACTGATAGACCAGCCACTACACTCTTCCGAAGTAGCGAACGTCGGTGGAAATTATCAATGGAGTCCCCCATCATAGTCGGTTGTTATCTCTTTATTATATATTTAACTATAATGTTTAGACAAAGTAACTACCAAATACCACCTCGAAAATGGCGGTACTCAGATAAAGATTGAAGAATGAAACGTAGCGTTTTTTGAGTGTCTATGCCGAAAACGCTATCCTTGGCGGTAATCTTGACCAGGTCGCTTTAGACTTTATTGAACGGGAAGCGACACCGCGGCTGTTGATGAAGTTGAGTATTCAACTCCATCTCGTTGGGCCTTCACTCTCGAATACTATTTTTATTCTTTAGCTATTCGATATCAAACATGATCGACCAATGGTTCATAAGGCCGATTTACAGTCCGAGTCTGGCCAGTGTCCGGATCATGTCGCGGTTGACGGGACTGTGATCCAGTTCAATGACGAGCAATATTGGCTGTACGCCACCGTCGATCCTGAAACAAACCAATTATTCCATACAAGACTCGTACCGACGACAACGAAGGTTATCGCTCATTCGTTTCTGACTGAACTCTCCGAGAAAACAGACGTCGAGAACGCCGTGTTTCTCATCGATAAATTGCATTCGTTACAATATGCGTGTCAGCGTCACGGCTTTGATTTCAGATTCGAGAAACATGGAAATTAGAATGTTATTGAACGTGTCTTTCAGGTGATAAAACAACGAACCATCTGTTTCTCAAACTGTTTCAGCAACGCCGAAGCAGAAACTGTCGACGACTGGATTGTTCAGCTTCGCATGGAATCAGCTTATCTGAACACTACCAGCCGAACCAGCCGAAGGATAAATAGTAAGTAAGCCGTTCGAAATGCTTTTAATTCATAGCTAGCTCATTCTGAGTATAATGGCGTCTGGTACTGATTCAGCTTATTGTGGCGTCGGTGTCCGTGGAGTTGCCATGTTTGTCGATTCGTTTATCTGGCTCCTTCTTACGTTCATTGCGATGCCGATAATCGGACTTCTCACTGGAAACATCGAGACAAGCAATGGTGTTTATGCGGACTTAGACGGTATCGCTGCGATTCTTGGACTTACTCTGTGGTTTATACTTGCAATTAGCTATCACACTATCTGCGAGTGGAAATATGGACAAACGGTAGGCAAATATCTTGTTTCAATCAAAGTTACACACGAAAATGGAGGATCACTTTCTTTGCAAGAATCATCTCTTCGGAACCTACTCAGACTCATTGACTGGCTCCCAGCATTCTATATTGTTGGGATGGGGGTGTTGCTCATGTCTGATCAATATCAGCGAATTGGGGACCGGGTTGCGAACACAATTGTTGTTCGGAAGTGATATTGATTATACAGCTCATCATGTGGCTCTTATGCGGGGAGCAACCAGATATTCATCACACAGAGATATTTCACTCTCTCACTCGAAAGCATCTATTCAATGGCACTGTCTAGTTGAGCCAGTTTGAGGAACGAGCAGGTCGTTGAGTGAATTGGACTAGAATGCTCGCAGACCTGCTCATCGAGTGCTATGACCCGTATTTAGAAGAATCTTGGGAGCGGACGGCGACGCCGGTCAGGGCGTTCGCCATCCGCCTCCACGAAACCGGTTGTTCGCTCCGTGAGACAACTACAATCGTGGCGGAATTAGGCGTTGAACGCTCGCATGGAGCGGTTTGGAATTGGGTACATCGGCTGGCTGACAGCGAGTACAACCCGCCTTAGCGCAGCCGAAGCGGGTCGCGGTTGACGAGACTGCTATCAAAATCAACGGCGGGTGGTTTTGGTTGTACGTTGCAATAGACACTGAGACGAAGCTAATTCTCGATGTCGCGTTGTTTGGTCGGCATGGCACCGATCCGGCAGCTGCGTTTCTGCATCGACTCGACGAGAAATACGATCTCTCCGACACCGTATTCCTCGTGGATCAGTTCGGGTATCGGACTGCCCTTGCTCGATTGGGATTGAACGGTCGGTTCAGCTACACCGAGCGAAACCTCATCGAAAAGTGGTTTCACACCCTCAAAATGCGTATCGACCGCCTCCACAACTCGTGGGTGGGCCGCCGGTCGAGCGCACGCGAATGGATTGAACAATTCATGCACTACTACAACCGACAGAGACCGCACCACGCTCTCGACGGAAAGACGCAGATCGAGGAGGTACAGAGCTAGACAGTGCCGGCGCGTCGTATATTTCTTTTCGCTGACAATGTGATGACAACACATACTATTATGAGGAATAGGGCAGAACCCAGAGACATGGCTGGGTACGACCAGACGTTGAGACCGTTTCTGTGGCGTGCCGAACGACTGTATCCCGACCGAGAGGTCGTCTCGCGAACACACGAGGGGATCGAGCGACAGACCTACGGCGAGTTCGCCGACCGAACCCGGCAGTTGGCGAACGCGCTCTCCGATCTCGGCGTCGACGACGGCGAGCGGGTCGGCACCTTCTGCTGGAATCACAGCAGACACGCCGAGATCTACTTCGGGGCT is part of the Halostagnicola kamekurae genome and harbors:
- a CDS encoding tryptophanase; translated protein: MVAYKSKSVERIRLPDRDERERALEEAGYNVFSLAADDVYIDLLTDSGTGAMSDEQWAALHRGDESYAGSSSFERLESAVEDVMGFPHVIPAHQGRGAENVLYGSILSEGDVVPNNTHFDTTRAHVANQGAEAVDCPTDAAHDLTAEEPFKGNFSVERAREAVSEVGAENVPLVISTITNNSTAGQPVSIENTRRVRAFADEIDATFVIDACRFAENAFFVREREDEYADATVGDIAREQLEYADAVVMSGKKDGLANTGGFVATRDDALFERCKSRAILYEGFPTYGGMAGRDIEAMAVGLREAVTDAYIEDRIEQVRTLASMLEDADIPIYTPAGGHAVYLDAGSFYPHLDSSEFPGQVLVCELYREGGVRGVELGSFAFPDSDRPELVRLAIPRRTYHQEHFEHVLETVESAYENRDAVDGLRLATEPEIPELRHFTAELEPVTN
- a CDS encoding S8 family peptidase; the encoded protein is MVVVTSAVANQSVTVKPTGLGKDNSTEDETSPYKEQWSMEHIRAFDAHDIVTGKGTTIAVIDTGVDHTHPDLKSQLDRDRSRLFRNGTIAAGVDTINLSTKLESVERFVATDVNWHGSHVAGIATAPRNESGIVGVAPDAKLVSLRPFFLEKANDYRLSGNSVDLLIAIDYAAKIGVDVANISLVVTGRNPGSVARRRMFAAFNRVIQYAIEQGTTVVTAMGNQGLNMNEYPGYVLPASNPGTISVAAVDETDTRRDDSNFGDSTTTVAAPGEQILSTVPEELSPQRYSYTSQTSVAAPHVAGLACLVRELNPDIHPRKITQAIQKGAVPLTGDGTTGLGAGRIDARTTIDYLNQ
- a CDS encoding RDD family protein gives rise to the protein MASGTDSAYCGVGVRGVAMFVDSFIWLLLTFIAMPIIGLLTGNIETSNGVYADLDGIAAILGLTLWFILAISYHTICEWKYGQTVGKYLVSIKVTHENGGSLSLQESSLRNLLRLIDWLPAFYIVGMGVLLMSDQYQRIGDRVANTIVVRK